A part of Mycolicibacterium sp. TUM20985 genomic DNA contains:
- a CDS encoding type I polyketide synthase yields the protein MGTAEGPIDSAPRFAIVGYAARFPGASDADAYWDLLREGREAISEVPGDRWNADDFFDPEPGVPGKIVTRRAGFVDDVTGFDAPFFGMSTREVRLMDPQHRILLETAWRAVEHSGTAPTALANTNTGVFVGLATHDYLGMASDELTYPEIEAYLAIGTSSAAAAGRISYRLGLQGPAVAVDTACSSSLVAIHQACQALRLGECDLALAGGANVLLSPATMITFSSAHMLAPDGRCKTFDAAADGYVRGEGCGVILIKRLDDAIADGDRIRAVIRGSAVNQDGASGGLTVPNGVAQQRVIADALTRAGVQPRDVSYLEAHGTGTALGDPIEAQAAGAVLGAGREPGQPLLIGSAKTNIGHLEAAAGIAGVIKVILSLEHETLPKHLNFENPSPHIPWDRLPVEVVRETIPWTRGERPRIAGVSSFGFAGTNAHVVLEEAPVACQPTEEPAPAERFSILPLSARTPAALTQLAAQYRDWLSAHPEAALADVCFTAGTGRAHQEHRAALVVDSRESAIELLGALADDRPASGLVRGESRETPKTAWLFTGQGSQYAGMAKELYDTEPVFAETLDRCAATVADVLAEPLLSVIFDLDDPDRGEALRQTAYAQPALFAVELGLARLWQSWGLEPDVVLGHSVGQYSAACVAGVLSLEDGVRLMAERGRLFGSLPAGGRMVAVFTGAQRVESLTDEYPTLSVAAYNGANTVLSGPVGDLQQAVAALTADGVRCDWLDTSHAFHSALLDPILDEFESYAQKFDYAAPQRVLIDNRTGQQLGWSARLDGAYWRRHARQPVQFAKSLQTLAALNCKVLIEIGPQPVLTATALRAWPEPTTAPRAIASLRQRVADHRQITEAIADAYVLGHLPNFGALQHAPARKLDLPTYPFEHRHYSFRDDRERVERPQSLGGSSTRSIRLLEDGRIEELANLLGGAGDDPRVLQVLTELAAQHNQQRATKATADDRYEIRWDESPAPLSSAGAGAGSTVLLVGERSPALQPLVDLLTARRQRHRFVGLPTSDADEDSLADTLRAAADDDPTMRILLVAAVDADPETDPAQSLSRMQHHVLSGTRRLFRAAMAAALRTPIWLVTRGAQHVTDTDTVVPEQSSLWGFGRAAALELPQAWGGLADLADGGTDEWSRLLDRIVMPQGTAPREDQIALRKHTVYVPRLVRRAGQPTGTPLHLRSDATYLVSGGLGAIGMEIADHLAAHGAGHLVLTSRRAPDDAVQRRIDAMAARHGCEIRVVPADVADADDVARLAADMQAELPPLAGIVHAAGEIGITPLNTPDFTAQQAEMDRLFTGKVWGAMHLGDLAANLKLDFFISTSSIASVWGGFGQTAYAAANAFLDGLAARLREQGVTATSVNFGPWSAGMADAESLARLEQRGVRALSPTDALAGLADVVSASAAGGPAHAVVARIDWARFLPLYQQAGRRAFMAEVERDVPAEPAAVAPSTTGSGRTQLVERLVNAPVQQRKRLLTDYLRDAVAEITLVDASEIREDAGFFDLGMDSLMAVEMRRRIEAGVGKEVPITVVMDHPRLSDVADYLLGDVLGLSETSDEADPGSMSPVPTRADEPIAIVAVSCRFPGAPDPEAFWEVLFGGVDAIREVPEDRFDIDEFYDPDPDSPGKTYTRFGGFLDGIDGFDPEFFGISPREAVWIEPQQRLTLETVWEGLERAGYAPASLRGSRTGIFMGVAANEYAHLLSAGSIDEIEPHFITGNALNAISGRVAFALGLEGPAVAVDTACSSALVAVHQAAQALRFGDCDMALAGGVNVLLSPVTMVAASRARMLSPVGRCKTFDASADGYVRSEGCGVLVLKRLSDAERDGDRICAVIASSAVNQDGASSGLTVPNGGAQQRLIGTALARAGLTGGDVDYLEAHGTGTPLGDPIEVRAAAAAYGGSRDADRPLLMGSVKSNIGHTEAASGAAGLIKVVLSLQHEMLPQSLHFENPSPHIPWDSLPVRVVDEALPWHANGRPRRAGVSSFGFTGTNAHVLIEEAPTRTVVATEPAPEAPINVLALSARSPEALAALARRYDTWLSVHQDVDLADVCSTAGAGRSHFEHRAALVVDSVATACDGLAELAENRLRPGVVRGEHVNHPTTAWLFTGQGSQYAGMARELFDSEPVFAETVTRCAEAVADIVSRPLLEVMFSTDQENGAKAGEALRHTSFAQPALFAVEMGLARLWQSWGMEPDVVLGHSVGQYAAACVAGVFSLTDGARLIAQRGRLFGSLPPGGRMVAVFTDAAQVEQIAGEYPRVSVAAYNGPNTVLSGPGEDLEGVVARFSDEGIRCTWLQTSHAFHSELLEPVLDEFESYAAQLRFAAPTLPLVCNRTGAVLSPQTPLDAPYWRRHSRQPVQFAESVRTVAALGCSVLVEIGPQPVLTAAAVQVWPEHLAAPRAVLSLRKGVGDRRQIADAVAAAYVGGHQLDFAALNRRPDGRRLELPTYPFQRRRFWPKSSGLAGSHANGASVSGILGSAKDLASGDSVYTSRLSVKSQPWLSDHVIYGTVVVPGATYAAMALAAVGTPARAKDVFFYEPIILPEKASREVQLTLHPLQGGESRFQVHSRAYGERDAEWSLNAEGVVATGISDEQADESPEPVDEAIERLDRMRPQDLFETFADLELAWGPNWSGSLKSLWLGEGEAIGDILVGDELAEHLGTEPMHPVLMDLCTGVAFPAFPALLAAEQGINDLFLPLRYGEVTLREKMPRRFYCRARWHRGGLDSETQVFDLDFLDRDGRQLGGIRDFTVKRAPREALLRGLGGDATRLLYTLGWHEVPASSGDGGSVGTGNGTWLIAGFDELAAKVPGCIALDRDVDPTLLGQVLTQAHERGCGFSGVVWRSAPAGASTDVSARLETEIANLLSAVHTVQGGQVKLPGGLWIVTEQAVATESGEPVDPVQAALWGFGRTAINEEPTLRCRLLDCDGSDEAADAVASLLANPVDEPELALRQGKLLASRMLPWARSGHLTVPRAGDYVLAPTERGAIDNLRLTEADVPPPGEGYVQVRVEAAGLNFRDVLNVLGLYPGDPGPIGGDFAGVVTQVGDETSGLEVGQRVYGSMQGAFATRFNVPAPFLAPIPDGVSAVEAATIPAAALTVRLSFDWARLKPGDKVLIHAASGGVGLAAVQMAQQCGATVFATASTFKRATLRKLGVKYVYDSRSTDFADQILADTDGVGVDVVLNSLTSEGFIDATLKATAPNGRFAEIAKRDIWTHQRMAEARPDIAYEIVALDTVMLTEPERIRALLTEVSDGLAAAVDSSRKRSSVAEWTPLPAEIYPLTEARAAFRRMQQARHIGKIVVQIPTPLSPRPDRSYLITGGLGAIGLHTASYLAQLGAGDIVLTSRRAPDADAQQAIAQITERHGCRVHVFAADVGDESEVAELLVRIRAESSPLAGVVHLAGVLDDALLSQQSLERFRTTLTPKAFGACHLDRLTKDDELDFFVVSSSVSALFGSPGQSNYATANAMLDGLVAQRRSRGLPATGVNFGPWAQGGMASSAAATANIGAQGLIPLEPSAALSALAEVVANGTGQATVIKANWQRAAKVLGSTRPPILDLILPRAAGEVNGDSELLKQLHEIPAAQRAGFVTEFLQQEVQTFLRLAAPPVATSRFLDLGTDSLMAIELRNRLHSQFGGAFTIEATAVFDYPTIGGLADYLVGQLPDAEPTA from the coding sequence ATGGGAACCGCCGAAGGACCGATCGACTCGGCCCCTCGATTCGCCATCGTCGGCTATGCGGCGCGTTTTCCGGGCGCCTCGGACGCCGACGCGTACTGGGACCTGCTGCGCGAGGGTCGCGAGGCAATATCGGAGGTACCGGGGGACCGGTGGAACGCCGACGACTTCTTCGATCCGGAACCAGGCGTGCCAGGCAAGATCGTCACCCGTCGGGCCGGTTTCGTCGACGACGTGACCGGGTTCGACGCGCCGTTCTTCGGCATGTCGACCCGCGAGGTCCGGCTGATGGACCCCCAGCACCGCATCCTGCTGGAGACCGCGTGGCGTGCCGTCGAGCATTCGGGCACGGCGCCAACGGCTTTGGCGAACACCAACACCGGCGTCTTCGTGGGTTTGGCCACCCACGACTACCTCGGAATGGCCTCCGACGAACTGACCTACCCCGAGATCGAGGCCTATCTGGCCATCGGGACGTCGAGCGCCGCGGCAGCGGGCCGGATCAGCTACCGACTGGGGCTCCAAGGCCCCGCCGTGGCCGTCGATACGGCGTGCAGCTCGTCCCTGGTGGCGATCCATCAGGCCTGCCAGGCATTGCGCTTGGGCGAATGCGACCTCGCACTGGCCGGCGGGGCGAACGTCCTGCTCAGCCCGGCCACCATGATCACGTTCTCCAGCGCGCACATGCTCGCGCCCGACGGCCGGTGCAAGACGTTCGACGCGGCCGCCGACGGCTACGTTCGGGGTGAGGGATGTGGCGTCATCCTCATCAAACGCCTCGATGACGCGATCGCCGACGGCGACCGCATTCGAGCCGTGATCCGCGGCAGCGCGGTCAACCAGGACGGCGCATCGGGTGGCTTGACCGTGCCGAACGGCGTCGCCCAGCAACGGGTCATCGCGGATGCGCTGACGCGCGCCGGCGTCCAGCCACGTGACGTCAGCTACCTCGAAGCCCACGGCACGGGGACAGCGCTCGGCGACCCGATCGAAGCCCAGGCCGCCGGCGCGGTCCTCGGCGCCGGACGCGAACCCGGCCAGCCGCTGTTGATCGGTTCGGCGAAGACGAACATCGGGCATCTGGAGGCCGCCGCGGGGATCGCGGGCGTCATCAAGGTCATCTTGTCGCTCGAGCACGAGACCCTGCCGAAGCATCTCAACTTCGAGAATCCCTCACCGCACATCCCGTGGGACCGCCTTCCGGTGGAGGTGGTGAGGGAGACCATCCCGTGGACGCGCGGCGAACGACCACGCATCGCCGGCGTCAGCTCGTTCGGGTTCGCCGGCACCAACGCGCACGTCGTCCTCGAAGAGGCGCCGGTGGCGTGCCAGCCCACCGAGGAGCCTGCTCCGGCCGAGCGGTTCAGCATCCTTCCGCTCTCCGCGCGGACGCCTGCCGCATTGACGCAGCTTGCCGCCCAGTACCGCGACTGGCTCAGCGCGCACCCCGAGGCCGCCCTGGCGGACGTGTGCTTCACCGCAGGCACCGGACGCGCGCACCAGGAGCACCGGGCCGCCCTGGTGGTCGATTCGCGAGAATCCGCCATCGAGCTACTCGGCGCGCTCGCCGACGACCGCCCGGCATCGGGGCTGGTCCGCGGAGAATCTCGGGAGACCCCGAAGACGGCGTGGCTCTTCACCGGTCAAGGCAGCCAGTACGCGGGCATGGCCAAGGAGTTGTACGACACCGAGCCGGTATTCGCCGAGACGCTGGACCGGTGCGCGGCGACGGTCGCCGACGTTCTCGCCGAACCGCTGCTGTCGGTGATCTTCGACCTCGATGACCCGGACCGGGGAGAGGCGCTGCGGCAGACCGCCTACGCCCAGCCCGCCCTGTTCGCGGTGGAGCTCGGGTTGGCCCGTCTCTGGCAGTCCTGGGGTCTCGAGCCGGACGTGGTCCTCGGCCACAGCGTCGGCCAGTACTCGGCGGCCTGCGTCGCCGGGGTGCTGAGCCTGGAGGACGGCGTGCGGCTGATGGCCGAGCGCGGTCGCCTGTTTGGCAGTCTGCCCGCGGGCGGCCGGATGGTGGCCGTGTTCACCGGCGCCCAGCGCGTGGAGAGCCTCACCGACGAGTACCCCACCCTGTCGGTCGCCGCGTACAACGGCGCCAACACCGTCCTGTCGGGACCCGTCGGGGATCTGCAGCAGGCGGTGGCCGCCTTGACTGCCGACGGTGTGCGCTGCGATTGGCTGGACACCAGCCATGCGTTCCACTCGGCGTTGCTGGACCCGATCCTCGATGAGTTCGAGTCATATGCCCAGAAATTCGATTACGCTGCGCCACAACGTGTTCTGATCGACAACCGCACCGGCCAGCAGCTCGGCTGGAGCGCGCGACTCGATGGCGCATATTGGCGTCGGCACGCGCGCCAACCGGTCCAGTTCGCGAAGAGCTTGCAGACCCTCGCCGCGCTGAACTGCAAGGTCCTCATCGAGATCGGCCCGCAACCGGTGCTCACCGCCACTGCGCTTCGGGCTTGGCCCGAGCCGACCACCGCACCTCGGGCGATCGCCTCGCTGCGCCAACGGGTCGCCGACCACCGACAGATCACCGAGGCCATCGCCGACGCCTACGTTCTCGGCCATCTGCCCAACTTCGGCGCATTGCAGCACGCCCCCGCGCGAAAGCTCGACCTCCCGACCTACCCGTTCGAACACCGGCACTACTCGTTCCGGGACGACCGCGAGCGCGTCGAGCGCCCCCAGTCCCTCGGCGGATCGAGCACCCGGTCGATCCGACTCCTCGAGGACGGCCGGATCGAAGAACTCGCGAATCTGCTGGGCGGTGCCGGTGACGACCCGCGCGTCCTGCAGGTGCTGACCGAGCTTGCGGCACAACACAACCAACAACGCGCGACCAAGGCGACGGCCGACGACCGCTACGAGATCCGCTGGGATGAGTCCCCCGCCCCGCTCTCCAGCGCGGGCGCTGGGGCGGGATCAACCGTCCTCCTCGTCGGCGAACGCTCCCCGGCACTGCAGCCACTGGTCGACCTGCTCACCGCGCGTAGGCAACGGCATCGGTTCGTCGGGTTGCCGACGTCCGACGCCGACGAGGACTCGCTCGCGGACACGCTGCGCGCTGCGGCAGACGACGATCCGACGATGCGCATCCTGCTCGTCGCCGCGGTGGATGCGGACCCGGAAACGGACCCCGCGCAATCACTGTCGCGGATGCAACACCACGTCCTGAGCGGGACCCGGCGACTGTTCCGCGCGGCGATGGCCGCCGCCCTGCGCACGCCCATCTGGCTGGTGACCCGTGGCGCACAGCACGTCACCGACACGGATACCGTCGTCCCCGAACAGAGTTCACTCTGGGGGTTCGGCCGCGCCGCGGCGCTGGAACTTCCGCAGGCATGGGGCGGGCTGGCAGATCTGGCGGACGGCGGCACCGACGAATGGTCTCGGCTCCTCGACCGGATCGTCATGCCGCAGGGCACCGCGCCGCGGGAAGATCAGATCGCCCTGCGCAAGCACACGGTCTACGTACCCCGACTGGTTCGGCGGGCCGGCCAGCCGACCGGTACGCCGCTGCACCTGCGAAGCGACGCAACGTATCTGGTGAGCGGTGGACTCGGCGCCATCGGCATGGAGATCGCCGACCATCTGGCCGCGCACGGCGCCGGACATCTGGTCCTGACCAGCCGACGCGCACCGGATGACGCCGTCCAACGGCGCATCGACGCGATGGCCGCGCGGCACGGTTGCGAGATCCGCGTGGTCCCCGCCGACGTGGCCGATGCCGATGACGTCGCCCGCCTGGCAGCAGACATGCAGGCCGAGCTGCCGCCGCTGGCCGGCATCGTGCACGCCGCGGGCGAGATCGGCATCACCCCGCTGAACACTCCGGACTTCACCGCCCAGCAAGCCGAGATGGACCGGCTGTTCACTGGAAAGGTCTGGGGTGCAATGCATCTGGGTGATCTCGCGGCAAATCTGAAACTTGACTTCTTCATCAGCACGTCCTCGATCGCCTCGGTGTGGGGCGGATTCGGGCAGACCGCCTACGCGGCGGCCAATGCGTTCCTCGACGGGCTGGCCGCACGCCTGCGCGAGCAGGGCGTCACCGCGACCAGCGTCAACTTCGGCCCCTGGTCGGCGGGTATGGCCGACGCGGAATCGCTTGCGCGACTCGAACAGCGCGGCGTCCGGGCCCTGTCGCCCACCGATGCGCTGGCAGGTCTCGCCGACGTGGTGTCGGCCTCCGCGGCAGGCGGGCCGGCGCACGCCGTGGTGGCCCGGATCGACTGGGCCCGCTTCCTGCCCCTGTACCAGCAGGCTGGCCGGCGAGCCTTCATGGCCGAGGTGGAGCGCGACGTTCCCGCCGAGCCGGCGGCCGTGGCGCCGTCAACGACCGGCTCCGGGAGGACGCAGCTGGTCGAACGGCTGGTGAACGCCCCCGTGCAGCAGCGCAAGCGACTTCTGACCGACTATCTCCGGGATGCGGTCGCAGAGATCACCCTGGTCGACGCCTCGGAGATCCGCGAGGACGCAGGCTTCTTCGACCTCGGCATGGATTCGCTGATGGCCGTGGAGATGCGGCGCCGCATCGAGGCGGGTGTCGGCAAGGAGGTTCCCATCACCGTGGTGATGGACCACCCCCGACTGTCCGACGTGGCCGACTACCTGCTCGGCGATGTGCTCGGACTTAGCGAGACCAGCGACGAGGCCGACCCCGGATCGATGTCCCCCGTGCCGACTCGCGCTGACGAACCGATCGCGATCGTCGCGGTGTCATGCCGCTTTCCCGGCGCACCCGACCCGGAGGCGTTCTGGGAGGTGCTGTTCGGTGGTGTCGACGCGATCCGCGAAGTGCCCGAGGACCGCTTCGACATCGACGAGTTCTACGACCCCGATCCCGACAGCCCGGGCAAGACCTACACGCGCTTCGGTGGATTCCTCGACGGGATAGACGGATTCGATCCGGAGTTCTTCGGCATCTCACCCCGCGAGGCGGTGTGGATCGAACCGCAGCAGCGCCTGACGCTCGAAACCGTCTGGGAGGGCCTCGAAAGGGCCGGGTACGCGCCGGCCTCGTTACGCGGCAGCCGCACCGGCATCTTCATGGGGGTGGCGGCCAACGAGTACGCGCATCTGCTGTCGGCCGGCTCGATCGACGAGATCGAACCACACTTCATCACGGGCAATGCGCTCAATGCCATCTCGGGCCGGGTCGCCTTCGCACTCGGTCTCGAGGGGCCGGCTGTCGCCGTCGACACCGCATGCAGCTCGGCGCTGGTCGCGGTACATCAGGCCGCCCAGGCGTTGCGCTTCGGCGATTGCGACATGGCGTTGGCTGGCGGGGTGAACGTCCTGCTCAGCCCGGTGACCATGGTTGCCGCATCGCGGGCGCGGATGCTCTCCCCCGTCGGGCGATGCAAGACCTTCGACGCCTCCGCCGACGGTTACGTGCGCAGTGAGGGCTGCGGCGTGCTGGTGCTGAAGAGGCTGAGCGACGCCGAGCGCGACGGTGATCGGATCTGTGCCGTCATCGCGAGCAGCGCGGTGAACCAGGATGGCGCCTCCAGCGGTCTGACGGTGCCCAACGGCGGTGCACAACAACGGCTCATCGGGACGGCGCTGGCCCGCGCCGGCCTGACCGGTGGTGACGTCGACTACCTCGAGGCGCACGGTACGGGAACTCCGCTCGGGGATCCGATCGAGGTTCGGGCGGCCGCGGCGGCCTACGGCGGCTCGCGCGACGCGGACCGACCGCTGCTGATGGGATCGGTGAAGTCCAACATCGGTCACACCGAGGCCGCCTCAGGGGCAGCGGGTCTGATCAAGGTCGTGTTATCGCTACAGCACGAGATGCTGCCGCAGAGCCTGCACTTCGAGAACCCGTCACCACACATTCCGTGGGACTCGCTGCCGGTGCGGGTGGTGGACGAGGCGCTTCCGTGGCATGCCAACGGCAGGCCACGGCGCGCCGGCGTCAGCTCCTTCGGCTTCACCGGGACCAACGCGCACGTGCTGATCGAGGAGGCCCCGACCCGGACGGTGGTGGCTACCGAGCCTGCGCCGGAGGCGCCGATCAACGTGCTGGCCCTGTCCGCGCGCTCACCAGAAGCACTGGCGGCGTTGGCACGTCGCTACGACACCTGGTTGAGCGTCCACCAGGACGTCGACCTCGCCGATGTGTGCAGTACCGCTGGGGCGGGCCGCTCGCATTTCGAGCATCGCGCCGCGCTGGTGGTGGATTCGGTTGCGACGGCCTGCGACGGCTTGGCCGAGCTGGCGGAGAATCGATTGCGCCCAGGTGTCGTCCGTGGCGAGCACGTGAACCATCCGACGACGGCGTGGTTGTTCACGGGTCAGGGCAGCCAGTACGCGGGCATGGCCCGTGAATTGTTCGACTCAGAACCGGTCTTCGCCGAGACGGTGACGCGCTGCGCGGAAGCGGTCGCGGACATCGTGTCGCGTCCCTTGCTCGAGGTGATGTTCTCCACCGATCAGGAGAACGGCGCCAAGGCCGGTGAGGCGTTGCGACACACGTCGTTCGCCCAGCCGGCCCTGTTCGCCGTCGAGATGGGTCTGGCCCGGCTGTGGCAGTCCTGGGGCATGGAACCCGATGTGGTGCTGGGGCACAGCGTCGGTCAGTATGCCGCGGCATGTGTGGCTGGAGTATTCAGCCTCACCGACGGCGCCCGCTTGATCGCCCAGCGCGGCAGGTTGTTCGGCAGCCTCCCCCCAGGCGGGCGAATGGTGGCGGTGTTCACCGACGCCGCGCAGGTCGAGCAGATCGCCGGTGAGTACCCACGGGTGTCGGTCGCCGCGTACAACGGGCCCAACACCGTGCTGTCGGGTCCGGGCGAGGACCTAGAAGGCGTCGTCGCCAGATTCTCCGACGAGGGAATCCGCTGTACGTGGCTGCAGACGAGTCACGCCTTCCACTCCGAACTGCTGGAGCCGGTGCTCGACGAATTCGAGTCCTACGCAGCGCAGCTGCGATTCGCGGCACCCACGTTGCCGTTGGTGTGCAACCGCACCGGGGCCGTGCTGTCGCCCCAGACCCCGCTCGACGCCCCGTATTGGCGTCGCCATTCGCGCCAGCCGGTGCAGTTCGCCGAGAGCGTGCGCACCGTGGCGGCGCTGGGCTGCTCGGTGTTGGTGGAGATCGGTCCGCAGCCGGTGTTGACCGCGGCCGCGGTACAGGTCTGGCCAGAGCACCTGGCGGCGCCGCGAGCGGTCCTGTCGCTGCGCAAGGGCGTCGGCGACCGCCGTCAGATCGCCGATGCCGTGGCTGCCGCCTACGTCGGCGGCCACCAACTCGACTTCGCCGCACTGAATCGTCGGCCCGATGGCAGACGACTCGAGTTGCCCACCTATCCGTTCCAGCGCCGCCGCTTCTGGCCCAAGTCGTCCGGACTCGCCGGATCCCACGCCAACGGTGCCTCGGTGTCCGGAATCCTTGGCAGTGCCAAGGATCTCGCGTCCGGTGACTCCGTCTACACGAGTCGGCTCTCGGTGAAGTCGCAGCCATGGCTCTCCGACCACGTCATCTATGGCACCGTCGTCGTCCCCGGCGCGACGTATGCGGCGATGGCGCTGGCTGCGGTCGGTACCCCGGCACGGGCGAAGGACGTCTTCTTCTACGAGCCGATCATTCTGCCCGAGAAGGCTTCTCGCGAGGTGCAGCTGACCCTGCATCCATTACAGGGCGGCGAGTCTCGGTTCCAAGTGCACAGTCGCGCCTACGGTGAACGCGATGCCGAGTGGTCGTTGAACGCCGAGGGCGTCGTGGCCACCGGTATCTCCGACGAGCAGGCCGACGAGTCACCCGAGCCCGTCGACGAGGCGATCGAGCGCCTTGACCGCATGCGTCCGCAGGACCTGTTCGAGACCTTCGCCGACCTCGAGCTGGCATGGGGGCCGAACTGGTCGGGTTCGCTGAAGTCGCTGTGGCTCGGCGAAGGCGAAGCGATCGGCGACATCCTGGTCGGCGACGAACTCGCCGAACACCTCGGCACCGAGCCGATGCACCCGGTGCTGATGGACCTGTGCACCGGTGTCGCCTTCCCCGCCTTCCCGGCCCTGCTCGCAGCAGAGCAGGGGATCAACGATCTTTTCCTGCCCCTGCGGTACGGCGAGGTGACGCTGCGGGAGAAGATGCCGCGACGGTTCTACTGCCGCGCCCGGTGGCACCGCGGCGGTCTCGACAGTGAGACCCAGGTGTTCGACCTCGACTTCCTCGACCGAGATGGCCGTCAGCTTGGCGGGATTCGCGACTTCACCGTCAAGCGCGCACCCCGCGAGGCATTGCTACGCGGCCTCGGCGGCGATGCCACCCGACTGCTCTACACCCTCGGCTGGCACGAGGTGCCTGCGTCGAGCGGTGACGGCGGCAGCGTCGGGACAGGGAACGGCACCTGGCTGATCGCCGGGTTCGACGAACTGGCCGCCAAGGTGCCCGGGTGCATTGCGTTGGATCGCGACGTCGACCCGACGCTCCTGGGCCAGGTGTTGACGCAGGCACACGAACGCGGATGCGGGTTCTCCGGAGTCGTCTGGCGGAGCGCGCCAGCGGGGGCGAGCACCGATGTCTCGGCGCGCCTCGAGACCGAGATCGCCAACCTGCTCAGCGCCGTACACACCGTGCAGGGCGGTCAGGTGAAGCTGCCCGGCGGGCTGTGGATCGTCACCGAGCAGGCGGTCGCCACCGAATCCGGCGAGCCGGTCGACCCGGTGCAGGCGGCGCTGTGGGGATTCGGCCGCACCGCGATCAACGAGGAGCCGACGCTACGCTGCAGACTGCTCGACTGCGATGGCTCCGACGAGGCCGCCGACGCGGTGGCCAGCCTGTTGGCCAACCCGGTCGACGAGCCGGAACTCGCTCTGCGGCAAGGAAAGCTGTTGGCCTCGCGGATGTTGCCATGGGCCCGCAGCGGTCATCTCACCGTCCCGCGGGCGGGCGATTACGTGCTCGCGCCCACCGAGCGCGGAGCGATCGACAACCTGCGGCTGACCGAAGCGGACGTGCCGCCGCCCGGTGAGGGTTACGTGCAGGTCCGGGTCGAGGCCGCTGGCCTCAACTTCCGTGACGTCCTCAACGTCCTCGGTCTCTACCCCGGCGATCCGGGCCCGATCGGCGGGGACTTCGCGGGCGTCGTCACACAGGTCGGTGATGAGACCTCCGGACTCGAGGTGGGCCAGCGCGTCTACGGTTCCATGCAGGGCGCGTTCGCCACGCGATTCAACGTGCCCGCCCCGTTCCTGGCGCCGATCCCGGACGGGGTCAGCGCGGTGGAGGCCGCGACGATTCCCGCTGCGGCGCTGACCGTTCGACTGTCGTTCGACTGGGCTCGGCTGAAGCCGGGCGACAAGGTGCTGATCCACGCCGCCAGCGGTGGCGTCGGTCTGGCGGCCGTGCAGATGGCGCAGCAGTGCGGTGCCACGGTCTTCGCCACGGCCAGCACTTTCAAGCGTGCGACGCTACGCAAGCTGGGCGTGAAGTACGTATATGACTCGCGCTCAACCGATTTCGCCGACCAGATCCTCGCCGACACCGACGGGGTCGGCGTAGACGTGGTGCTGAACAGCCTCACCAGTGAGGGCTTCATCGACGCGACGCTGAAGGCCACCGCCCCGAACGGCCGCTTCGCCGAGATCGCCAAACGTGACATCTGGACCCACCAGCGGATGGCCGAAGCTCGTCCCGACATCGCCTACGAGATCGTGGCGTTGGACACGGTGATGCTCACCGAACCCGAGCGCATCCGCGCACTGTTGACCGAGGTGTCCGACGGTTTGGCCGCAGCTGTCGACTCCTCGCGCAAGCGCTCGTCGGTGGCCGAGTGGACGCCACTGCCCGCCGAGATCTACCCGCTGACCGAGGCGAGGGCCGCGTTCCGCCGCATGCAGCAGGCGCGACACATCGGGAAGATCGTGGTGCAGATACCGACTCCGCTCTCACCGCGGCCGGATCGCAGCTACTTGATCACGGGCGGACTCGGCGCGATCGGCCTGCACACGGCGTCGTATCTGGCTCAACTTGGCGCCGGTGACATCGTGCTGACCAGCCGACGCGCTCCCGATGCCGACGCCCAGCAGGCAATCGCGCAGATCACCGAGCGCCACGGGTGCCGCGTCCACGTGTTCGCGGCCGACGTCGGCGACGAGTCCGAGGTGGCGGAGCTGCTGGTGCGCATCCGGGCGGAGTCGTCGCCACTGGCCGGAGTGGTGCATCTCGCGGGCGTGCTCGACGATGCGCTGCTATCGCAACAGAGCCTGGAGCGGTTCCGAACGACGTTGACGCCCAAGGCCTTCGGCGCGTGCCACCTGGATCGTTTGACCAAGGATGACGAGTTGGACTTCTTCGTCGTGTCGTCCTCGGTGTCCGCCCTGTTCGGTTCGCCAGGGCAGTCGAACTACGCGACGGCCAACGCGATGCTCGATGGCCTGGTTGCGCAGCGACGGTCCAGGGGCCTGCCCGCCACCGGCGTGAACTTCGGGCCGTGGGCTCAGGGCGGCATGGCCTCGTCGGCGGCCGCAACCGCCAACATCGGTGCCCAAGGCCTGATTCCGCTGGAGCCCTCGGCGGCGCTGAGCGCCCTCGCCGAGGTCGTCGCGAACGGCACCGGCCAGGCCACCGTCATCAAGGCCAACTGGCAGCGTGCCGCCAAGGTGCTCGGCAGCACGAGGCCACCGATCCTCGACCTCATCCTGCCGAGGGCCGCCGGCGAGGTGAACGGTGACAGCGAGTTGCTCAAGCAGCTTCACGAGATACCGGCGGCCCAGCGCGCCGGTTTCGTGACCGAGTTCCTCCAGCAGGAGGTGCAGACCTTCCTTCGGCTCGCGGCACCTCCGGTGGCGACCAGTCGTTTCCTCGACCTCGGCACGGACTCGTTGATGGCGATCGAACTCCGCAACCGGTTGCACAGCCAGTTCGGCGGTGCGTTCACGATCGAAGCGACGGCGGTATTCGACTACCCGACCATCGGGGGACTCGCCGACTACCTCGTCGGACAGCTGCCCGACGCGGAGCCGACCGCCTAG